The sequence ACCAGCGGTACACCGAGCGAGCCCTCCAGGTTGCGCACGTGGTTCGAGACGGACGGTTGGCTCATGTAGAGGCTGCGGGCGGCGCCGGAGAATCCTCCGGCCTCCACCACGGCGACCAGCACCTCGAGCTGGTTCAGGCTGACCATGCCCCCATCCTGGCCTACTGCAGGGAGCGGTGGTTTCAGCGTCGGCCGGCGCAGGGCACGCAGGTGCGGGCGGCGGGCCGGGCCAGCAGCCGGTCCTGCGGGATCGGCTCACCGCAGCGCTCACAACGGCCGTAGCTGCCCTCCGCGATGCGCGCGAGGGCGAGCTCCAGCTCGGCGAGCTCTCGTTCGGCGCCGGCCAGCATCGAGCTGGCCTGGGAGCGTTCGAAGGCGATCGTCGATCCTTCCGGATCGTGTTCGTCGTCGGTCGCGCTCGACCGCGTCGCCTCGAGGATCGAGGAGACGTTCCCGGTGAGGGACTCGATCAGAGCTGCGGTGCGTTCCCGGTCGGCCACCAGCCGCCGGTGCAGCTCACCACCCGGTTGTGCGCTCACAGGGTTGATCCTATTCCTCGTGCGGTGCGCAGCGGCTGGAGGTGCCGGGCTGCCTACGATGAGGCGGTGAGCCTGGACCAGTGCGCGGCGCCTACGCCCGCAGAGCGAGTGAGTACGCCGAGCTGCTCGGCTCGATTGAGGCCACGGCGCCCGCCGACCGGGAGCTCATCGGCAGTTGGGCCGCGCGGGTGAGGGGACCGATCGTGGACCTGGGCTGCGGTCCGGGGCACTGGACCGACTTCCTGCACCGCGCAGGTGCGGAGGTGATCGGCCTCGACCCGGTCGAGGAGTTCGTGGTGCACGCCCGGCGCCGGTTCCCACACGTCACGTTCGGCCTCGGCGGCGCGGAGCGGCTCGACCTCCCGGACGCCGGCCTCGGTGGCATCCTGGCGTGGTACTGCCTGATCCACACCGATCCGCACCACCTCAACCCGATCCTGGCCGAGCTCGCCCGGGTGCTCCGGCCGGGCGGCAGCCTGTTGCTCGGATTCTTCGCGGGCGCGCAGCTTCGGCCGTTCGCGCACGCGGTCGCCACCGCCTACTTCTGGCCGGTCCCAGAGCTCACGGCTCGTCTCGAGGACGCCGGGTTCGTGGTCACCGAGAGCCATACCCGCACTGAGGCCGGGTCAGGCCCGCACGGCGGGATCCTCGCCACCCGCACGGGCGATCACACACTCGTAGGGCGCCATTGTCGGCCCGCGGCCGTTCCCGGGGGAGCCGAGCACGGTCTCGGCCGTCGGCAGCCCACGGGGTCGCCGCACGGTCCGGTCGGTGAGGTTCACCTCGATCAGCCAGGTAGCGCCGTCGACGGCGGTGCGTAGCCACCCGAAATAGGTCCGGGACCGAGGTGCGAGAGGTCGGAAGGCGCCCCGGGTGAGCGCCGGTTCGGCGCGGCGCAACCGGATCAGCTCCCGGTGGAAGGCCAGCACCGAGTCCGGTGCCGCCTCCTGTTCGGCCACGGTGAATCCGGTGGAGTCCTCGCGTCCGTGCTGCCACGGTGTGCCGGTGCTGAACCCGGTTGCCGGTCCGGGCTGCCAACGCATCGGCACCCGGGCATGGTCACGGGCCCCGGGCAGGACCTGTGCGAGTGCCGCGGCGTCGCTCAGGTCATCGGCGCGGAGCTCGTCGAGCCGGTTCAGCGACTCCACGTCCTGCAGGTCCGCCACCTGCAGATCCTGGTTGACGGCGGCGATCTCCTGGCCCTGGAACAGGAACGGGGTGCCGGGAAGGGTGAGCTGGATCGTGGCCAGTGCCTTCGCCAACGCCGAGCGCAGCTGGGGGTCCCGGTCCTTGCCGCCGAGCACCTTGGACAGCATCCGAGGGTTGTCGTGGTTGTCGAAGAACAGCGCGATCGCATCACCTGGGCCCACCCGGGCCAGGTAGTCCAGGTAGTACGCCTTCAGGTAGCCGAGGTCGTAGCGGTAGTCGTCCCAGCGGACCTGCCGCGGGCCGTCCAGCACATCGAAGTTGAACACCAGGTCCAGCTCCTCGCGGCGCGCGTTGCTGAGCAGACGCGCCATCTCCACCCCCACGCCTGGCGTCTCGCCGACCATCACGCCCACCTCGTCCGGCGGCAGCGCTGCGCCGAGCGAACCGTCCGCACGTCGCTCCCGCACGGTGGAGGCTGGTGGCGGGTCGCCAGGAGCGCGGGTGAATCCCTCGACTCGCAGCTCGTGCAGGTGCCGGTGCAGCCGCGGGCCGAAGAAGTAGTGCTCGATCCCGGGGAAGCCCATCAGTTTTCCGATCGCCTCGTTACCGTCGGGCAGACCGGGCCGTTTGGAGATGTAGTTGATCACGTCCAGCCGGAAGCCGTCGATCCCGCGGGCCCGCCACCAGCGCACGATCTCGGCGACCTCGGCCCGCACCTGGGGGTTCTCCCAGTTCAGGTCCATCTGACCGGGTGCGAACAGGTGCAGCGCCCACCGCCTCGCCTCGGGGATCCAGCGCCAGGCGCTGCCGCCGAAGAACGAGGCCCAGTTGTTCGGCGGCGGGCCGCTGCCGTCCTCCCCGGGCGAGCCGGGCAGCAGGTGGTAGTAGGCCCCGTACGGGCCCTCCGGGTCCGCCACGGCCGCGCGGAACCACGGGTGCTCAGCGGAGGTGTGGTTGACCACCAGGTCAAGGAGGATCCGCATCCCACGCTCGTGGCAGCCGGCGATCAACTCGTCGAGGTCCGCCAGCGTGCCCATCTCGGCCAGCACCGCGCGGTAGTCCCGCACGTCGTAGCCCATGTCCTCGTTCGGGGAGTCGAAGATCGGGGAGAGCCACACGCAGTCCACGCCGAGGCCGGCCAGATGGTCCAGCCGGGCGAGCAGCCCCCGCAGGTCACCGATGCCGTCCCCGTCGGAGTCCGCGAACGAGCGCGGGTAGACCTGGTAGAACACGGCGTGGCGCCACCACAGCGACTCCCGGTGCGCCCTGGGCCCGGCGACCTGTTCGAGCACGGTGGCTGCGCCGTCGCCGTGATCGGCGAGCACCGTGAGCAACGAGGGCACGAACTCCGAACCCAGCACCGGCCGGACGAGACGGGCGAGCGCGCCCAG is a genomic window of Ruania zhangjianzhongii containing:
- a CDS encoding TraR/DksA family transcriptional regulator, translated to MSAQPGGELHRRLVADRERTAALIESLTGNVSSILEATRSSATDDEHDPEGSTIAFERSQASSMLAGAERELAELELALARIAEGSYGRCERCGEPIPQDRLLARPAARTCVPCAGRR
- a CDS encoding alpha-glucosidase; amino-acid sequence: MKADARTRLKDVYAHPVGRDAIDKVLLQLGRSSFWVRNPVAANLPLGALARLVRPVLGSEFVPSLLTVLADHGDGAATVLEQVAGPRAHRESLWWRHAVFYQVYPRSFADSDGDGIGDLRGLLARLDHLAGLGVDCVWLSPIFDSPNEDMGYDVRDYRAVLAEMGTLADLDELIAGCHERGMRILLDLVVNHTSAEHPWFRAAVADPEGPYGAYYHLLPGSPGEDGSGPPPNNWASFFGGSAWRWIPEARRWALHLFAPGQMDLNWENPQVRAEVAEIVRWWRARGIDGFRLDVINYISKRPGLPDGNEAIGKLMGFPGIEHYFFGPRLHRHLHELRVEGFTRAPGDPPPASTVRERRADGSLGAALPPDEVGVMVGETPGVGVEMARLLSNARREELDLVFNFDVLDGPRQVRWDDYRYDLGYLKAYYLDYLARVGPGDAIALFFDNHDNPRMLSKVLGGKDRDPQLRSALAKALATIQLTLPGTPFLFQGQEIAAVNQDLQVADLQDVESLNRLDELRADDLSDAAALAQVLPGARDHARVPMRWQPGPATGFSTGTPWQHGREDSTGFTVAEQEAAPDSVLAFHRELIRLRRAEPALTRGAFRPLAPRSRTYFGWLRTAVDGATWLIEVNLTDRTVRRPRGLPTAETVLGSPGNGRGPTMAPYECVIARAGGEDPAVRA